The Aestuariibius sp. HNIBRBA575 nucleotide sequence TCGCCGCGAAGCCGCGGTCGAAGTGCTTCAGGCATTGATCCGCCGCAATCCTGAACAGGCCATGGTTCATGCCACATTGGGTGATACATTGCGCCAATTGGACCGCATGCGGGATGCCAATGACGCCTACACGCAGGCGCTGGACCTGTTCCCTGCGGATTCAAATGTCCGTTGGTTTGTGCTCTATTCTCGGGCGATTACCCATCATGATCTGGACAATTGGCCCGCCGCCGAGGCCGATTTTCGCGCATCATTGGCCCTGAACCCGGACGAGGCCCGCGTGCTGAACTATCTGGGCTATTCACTGGTGGAACGTCAGGAAAAAATGGACGAAGCGTTGGATATGATCGAACGCGCCGTCGCATCCCGCCCCGATAGCGGTGCAATTGTCGATAGTTTGGGCTGGGTTTTGTACCGTATGGGCCGCTATGACGAAGCCGTGGGCCATATGGAACGTGCCGCATCCCTGATGCCGTCCGACGCGGTGGTTAATGACCATTTGGGCGACACATATTGGGCCGTGGGCCGCTACACAGAGGCGCAATTCCAGTGGAACCGCGCTCTATCCTTTGATCCAACCGAAGAAGACGCCGCCCGCATTCGCCGCAAAATTGACGTCGGACTGGACGTGGTTCTGGCAGAAGAAGGCAGCGACCCTTTGCAAGTGGCCAATGGCAATGGCGGCTGAGGTGATCCGGGCCTTTGCCCCCGCCAAAATCAATCTGACGGTTCACATCACTGGAAAACGTGACGACGGATATCATTTGCTTGAATCGCTGGTCGTGTTTGCCCGTGATGTCGGGGATCATATGACGTTTGCGCCCGCATCCGACCTGTCTCTGACCGTCACTGGTCCCTTGGGGGATGGTGTGCCAACGGATGGTCAAAACCTGATCCTAAAGGCCGCAGAATTGCTGCGAAACCTGCGTGATGTCACAAGGGGCGCGGCGATCACACTCGACAAACATCTGCCACATGGCGGGGGCATTGGCGGCGGGTCCTCAGATGCGGCCACAACGCTTAAGTCACTGGCGCAGCTATGGAATGTTGCGCCACTAACCAGCGCAGAGGCGCTAACGTTAGGCGCGGATTTACCGGTCTGCCTCTGCGCCCCTGCCCCTACATTGATGTCGGGCATCGGCGAGATCCTTCAACCTGCGCCGGCATTGCCGAACATGTGGTTGGTGCTGGTCAATCCAAACATCCACATCGCAACTGGTGACATATTTGACCTGTTATCAGAGGCCTTTGGCACTGATAATCCGCCCATGGATGCCCTGCCCGATCCTATGGATATCGACTCTTATGCCATTTGGCAGCTGGAACAACGCAACGACCTGACCCGCCCCGCAGCGGAAATCGCCCCGGAAATCGTGCGGATCATGTCTGAATTCTGGGCGATCGACGATTACGTGGATTGCGACATGTCCGGGTCAGGCAGCACCTGTTGGGGCCTGTTTGAAACCCAGCAAGATGCGGAAAACGCAGCGAAAACGCTGCGTCAGGAATTTCCGGACTATTGGATCAAAACAACCGCAATCAGCTGACGCGGGCCACCACGTAATCGGCCAGATCAATCAGCATCTGTTTGATGTCGTGATCGGGCAATGGCGCCAGCGCTGCCTTGGCCTGATCAGCCCAAGCAACGGCTTCAACGCGGGTTTCTTCCATGGCGCCGTGTTTGGCCAGCAGGTCCAGCGCCGTTTGTAAATCGCCGTCTTCTTGTTTGCCTTTTTGAATGGTGCGCACCCAAAATGCGCGCTCTTCTTCGTTCGCGCGGGCCACCGCTTTGATCACGGGCAAGGTCAGTTTGCGTTCGCGAAAATCATCGCCGATATTTTTACCAGTCGCGTCTGAGCCCCAATAATCCAGCAAATCGTCCACAATCTGGAACGACACGCCCAACGCATCCCCATAATCAAACAGAGCTTTGACCAGCGTTTCATCGGCCGCGGCGATCACTCCGCCGACCTCCATTGCAGCAGAAAACAGCGCCGCTGTTTTGCCGCGCACAACCTTTAGATAGATCTCTTCGGAGGTGCCCAAATCCTGCGCCGCCGTCAGCTGCAACACTTCGCCTTCGGCGATGGTGGCAGAGGCATTTGCCAGAATATCCAGCACCCGCATATTGCCGGTTTCGACCATCAACTGGAACGACCGCGCAAACAGATAATCGCCAACCAAAACAGAAGATGTGTTATCCCACAACAGGTTAGCCGTCGGACGCCCACGCCGCTGGGCGCTTTCATCGACCACATCATCATGCAGCAAGGTCGCCGTGTGAATGAATTCCACCGTGGCGGCCAGATGCACATGATAGGGGCCGTCATAGCCACACATATTCGCCGCCGCCAGGGTCAGCATTGGACGCAAACGTTTACCGCCTGCCTCAACCAAATGCGCCGTCACCTCTGGGATCCGAGGCGCATGTTCAGACGCCATACGCGCCCGAATGAGCGTGTTTACCTCAGCCATTTCACCGGCCAAAACCTCGGCCAGTTTTT carries:
- a CDS encoding 4-(cytidine 5'-diphospho)-2-C-methyl-D-erythritol kinase; translated protein: MAMAAEVIRAFAPAKINLTVHITGKRDDGYHLLESLVVFARDVGDHMTFAPASDLSLTVTGPLGDGVPTDGQNLILKAAELLRNLRDVTRGAAITLDKHLPHGGGIGGGSSDAATTLKSLAQLWNVAPLTSAEALTLGADLPVCLCAPAPTLMSGIGEILQPAPALPNMWLVLVNPNIHIATGDIFDLLSEAFGTDNPPMDALPDPMDIDSYAIWQLEQRNDLTRPAAEIAPEIVRIMSEFWAIDDYVDCDMSGSGSTCWGLFETQQDAENAAKTLRQEFPDYWIKTTAIS
- a CDS encoding polyprenyl synthetase family protein — encoded protein: MSLDVAATKPHEKLAEVLAGEMAEVNTLIRARMASEHAPRIPEVTAHLVEAGGKRLRPMLTLAAANMCGYDGPYHVHLAATVEFIHTATLLHDDVVDESAQRRGRPTANLLWDNTSSVLVGDYLFARSFQLMVETGNMRVLDILANASATIAEGEVLQLTAAQDLGTSEEIYLKVVRGKTAALFSAAMEVGGVIAAADETLVKALFDYGDALGVSFQIVDDLLDYWGSDATGKNIGDDFRERKLTLPVIKAVARANEEERAFWVRTIQKGKQEDGDLQTALDLLAKHGAMEETRVEAVAWADQAKAALAPLPDHDIKQMLIDLADYVVARVS